From a region of the Acidimicrobiia bacterium genome:
- a CDS encoding nuclear transport factor 2 family protein has protein sequence MTHGVIERFLRSLVGHDWSALEACLADDFTRVGPYGDAYSSKADYLAFLSDLMPRLAGYEMQVARVSYADGAERHDRRRADQPRRGVHQTRSPA, from the coding sequence ATGACCCACGGCGTAATCGAGCGGTTCCTGCGCAGCCTGGTGGGGCACGACTGGTCCGCGCTCGAGGCGTGCCTCGCGGACGACTTCACGCGGGTCGGCCCGTACGGCGATGCCTACTCGTCGAAGGCCGACTACCTGGCATTCCTCTCGGATCTCATGCCGCGCCTTGCGGGCTACGAGATGCAGGTTGCTCGTGTCTCCTACGCCGACGGCGCTGAGCGCCATGACCGACGACGGGCGGATCAGCCGCGTCGAGGTGTTCACCAGACGCGCTCTCCGGCGTGA
- the prmC gene encoding peptide chain release factor N(5)-glutamine methyltransferase, which yields MRRYGRHRLSAPTWRDLREQAERRLRDVGVEKPDVEARWVMERASGYEGVELVMAEHEPASPLGARHLGDMLERRAAGEPLQYVLGIWQFLGFDLFVDSRVLVPRPETEVVAQTAIEEAVRLGLRRGRPNAWAGATATYSVADLGTGSGALALALVSELPDAEVWATDISDDALAVARANFAGAGSLAARVRSVQGSWFDALPHHLKGELRLVVSNPPYVAAAEVEDLPREIADWEPRLALVSGPTGVEAIEQIVDDAREWLERESGVLVCELAPHQAEAMAAHASAAGYTEVSIRKDHTDRDRVLVARLVG from the coding sequence ATTCGCCGGTACGGGAGGCACAGACTGAGCGCCCCCACATGGCGCGATCTCCGCGAGCAGGCCGAGCGCCGGCTCCGCGACGTCGGCGTCGAGAAACCAGACGTCGAGGCGCGGTGGGTGATGGAACGGGCGTCGGGCTACGAGGGCGTCGAGTTGGTGATGGCGGAGCACGAGCCCGCGTCCCCCCTCGGCGCCCGGCATCTCGGCGACATGCTCGAACGGCGCGCGGCGGGCGAGCCGTTGCAGTACGTGCTCGGGATCTGGCAATTCCTCGGCTTCGATCTCTTCGTCGATTCCCGCGTGCTCGTGCCGCGTCCGGAGACGGAAGTCGTCGCGCAGACCGCGATCGAGGAAGCGGTGCGACTCGGTTTGCGCCGCGGGCGCCCCAACGCGTGGGCCGGCGCGACCGCGACATATTCCGTTGCCGACCTCGGAACCGGCTCGGGTGCGCTCGCGCTTGCGCTCGTGTCGGAGCTTCCCGATGCCGAAGTGTGGGCAACCGACATCAGCGACGATGCTCTGGCGGTCGCACGCGCGAACTTTGCCGGCGCGGGATCGTTGGCCGCGCGCGTGCGCTCGGTACAGGGCTCGTGGTTCGACGCGCTGCCCCACCACCTCAAAGGCGAGCTGCGCCTGGTCGTCTCGAACCCTCCGTACGTCGCCGCGGCCGAGGTGGAAGACCTCCCGCGCGAGATCGCCGACTGGGAGCCGCGCCTCGCGCTGGTGAGCGGCCCGACCGGTGTGGAAGCGATCGAACAGATCGTCGACGACGCTCGCGAGTGGCTCGAGCGCGAAAGCGGTGTACTGGTGTGTGAGCTCGCGCCCCATCAGGCCGAGGCGATGGCCGCGCACGCGAGCGCGGCGGGTTACACCGAGGTGTCGATCCGCAAGGACCACACCGACCGCGATCGGGTGCTCGTCGCCCGCCTGGTTGGGTAG